The Acipenser ruthenus chromosome 27, fAciRut3.2 maternal haplotype, whole genome shotgun sequence genome includes a window with the following:
- the wu:fa25f02 gene encoding uncharacterized protein C11orf24 homolog encodes MTLRVLLSLSIILPLLMTVCVSNHTNLQGVAIVRVKTVDSVEKCAGACNETMETGNRTCNWSVFNNATSLCIYLHCSNLSICYNLTAEDVSSATNTTSQASLTNGSSQTNSPSLNTTAFTNEGGHSSPPPQNATTATYSTEPSAASSTSPNPPPTTNAVPSTTPNTTLNETLVEPTSSTGMSFPATLAVIPSSATPMQQESTSAALHAVDTTIVSETTSSAIPTTTAEATTQQAAQTTQEYTSTLNKKPPPPSTAALNPPTTTERAATATPLKYVSKSPPDKTTLADSSVLIAVGPLTMQLVDTSSLLAVFFFGLLCFLLTIILFVSLAYESYKKKDYTQVDYLINGMYADSGV; translated from the exons ATGACCTTGAGAGTCCTGCTTTCCCTCTCTATCATCCTTCCTCTGTTGATGACCGTCTGTGTCTCCAATCATACAAACCTTCAAGGAGTCGCCATTGTAAGAGTGAAAACAGTGGACAGTGTTGAAAAGTGTGCGGGAGCCTGTAATGAAACAATGGAAACCG GTAACAGAACATGCAACTGGTCAGTGTTTAATAATGCAACAAGCCTGTGCATCTATTTACACTGTTCCAATCTATCCATATGTTACAATCTAACTGCTGAAGATGTAAGCTCAG CAACCAACACAACAAGCCAGGCATCCCTAACAAATGGATCGTCCCAAACAAACTCCCCCAGCCTCAACACCACAGCTTTTACAAATGAAGGGGGCCATTCATCTCCACCACCCCAGAACGCGACTACAGCAACATACTCCACTGAGCCTTCTGCAGCCAGCTCTACCTCGCCAAACCCACCTCCCACTACTAATGCAGTACCAAGCACAACCCCAAACACGACCCTAAATGAGACACTAGTGGAACCCACTTCATCAACAGGCATGTCATTCCCTGCAACCCTGGCTGTGATCCCTTCATCCGCAACACCGATGCAGCAGGAAAGTACATCTGCTGCTCTGCATGCTGTAGATACAACCATTGTAAGTGAAACCACCAGTAGTGCAATCCCAACCACTACTGCTGAAGCAACTACACAGCAGGCAGCCCAAACCACACAGGAATATACTTCTACACTCAACAAGAAGCCACCACCCCCTTCAACAGCGGCCTTGAACCCACCAACAACTACGGAGAGGGCAGCAACTGCAACTCCACTAAAATATGTGTCAAAAAGCCCCCCGGATAAAACCACTTTGGCAGATAGCAGTGTTTTGATTGCCGTGGGCCCTCTCACAATGCAGTTGGTGGATACCAGCTCCCTGTTAGCTGTGTTTTTCTTTGGACTGTTGTGTTTCCTGCTCACCATCATATTGTTTGTCTCCCTAGCCTACGAGAGCTATAAGAAGAAGGACTATACGCAGGTGGACTATTTAATTAATGGAATGTATGCAGATTCTGGAGTGTGA